A region from the Strix uralensis isolate ZFMK-TIS-50842 chromosome 24, bStrUra1, whole genome shotgun sequence genome encodes:
- the BTG2 gene encoding protein BTG2, which translates to MSQRQSQRRGGPRADMVPEIAAAVGFVSSLLRTRGCVSEQQLQVFSGALREALAEHYKHHWFPEKPFKGSGYRCIRINHKMDPIISKAASQIGLSLPQLYQLLPSELTLWVDPYEVSYRIGEDGSICVLYEATATKPVSSYGMLTCKNQMMLGRTSPSKNYIMTVSS; encoded by the exons ATGAGCCAGCGCCAGAGCCAGCGCCGCGGTGGCCCGCGGGCCGATATGGTGCCCGAGATCGCCGCCGCCGTCGGTTTCGTCTCCAGCCTGTTGCGGACGCGGGGCTGCGTCAGcgagcagcagctccaggtctTCAGCGGGGCGCTGCGGGAAGCGCTGGCAG AGCACTACAAACATCACTGGTTTCCTGAGAAACCGTTCAAAGGCTCTGGGTATCGCTGCATCCGGATCAATCACAAAATGGACCCCATTATCAGCAAGGCAGCTAGCCAGATCGGACTCAGCCTCCCGCAGCTCTACCAGCTCCTGCCCAGCGAGCTCACGCTCTGGGTGGACCCCTACGAGGTCTCGTACCGCATCGGTGAGGACGGCTCCATCTGTGTCTTGTACGAAGCGACTGCAACGAAACCTGTGAGCTCCTATGGGATGCTTACCTGTAAGAACCAGATGATGTTAGGTCGTACCAGTCCTTCCAAAAACTACATCATGACTGTCTCCAGCTAA